The Pantoea sp. At-9b genome includes a window with the following:
- a CDS encoding aldo/keto reductase family oxidoreductase, which yields MLQPQQIAPQGPSFSPLIMGYWRLMEWGMTPAQCAQFIEHHLSLGITTVDHADIYGDYRCEAAFGEALKLVPGLREKLQIVTKCGIATRAKPEHRIGHYITEARHILHSAENSLRHFATDYLDLLLIHRPDPLMDADEVAEAFLALHQSGKVRHFGVSNFTPAQFTLLQSRLPFTLATNQLEISPLEQSTLLDGTLDQCQQLRMRPMAWSCLGGGRIFNDPHYQPLRDELHQVQQEIGASNIEQVVYAWVMKLPSRPLPIIGSGKTARVSDAVAGCQLALDRQQWFRIRKAALGYDVP from the coding sequence ATGCTACAACCGCAACAAATTGCCCCACAGGGTCCCTCGTTCTCGCCGCTGATTATGGGTTACTGGCGTCTGATGGAATGGGGGATGACCCCGGCACAGTGTGCACAATTTATTGAGCACCACCTGTCGCTCGGCATCACCACCGTAGACCACGCCGATATCTATGGTGATTACCGCTGTGAAGCGGCGTTTGGTGAGGCACTGAAATTGGTGCCGGGCTTACGCGAAAAACTGCAAATCGTCACCAAGTGTGGCATTGCCACGCGTGCGAAACCGGAACACCGTATCGGTCATTACATCACCGAAGCCCGACATATTTTGCACAGTGCCGAAAATTCGTTACGCCACTTCGCTACGGACTATCTTGACCTGCTGTTGATTCACCGTCCCGATCCCCTGATGGATGCGGATGAAGTGGCGGAGGCTTTCCTTGCCTTACATCAAAGCGGCAAAGTGCGTCACTTTGGCGTATCCAATTTCACACCGGCACAATTTACCTTGTTGCAATCTCGTCTGCCTTTTACCTTGGCAACTAACCAGTTAGAGATCTCGCCGCTGGAGCAGTCCACCTTGCTGGACGGTACATTGGATCAATGCCAGCAATTGCGTATGCGCCCGATGGCCTGGTCGTGTCTGGGAGGTGGCCGCATTTTTAATGACCCGCATTACCAGCCGCTGCGCGATGAACTCCATCAGGTGCAGCAAGAAATCGGTGCCAGCAATATTGAACAGGTGGTTTATGCCTGGGTCATGAAGCTGCCAAGCCGTCCGCTGCCAATCATTGGCTCCGGCAAAACAGCCCGTGTCAGTGATGCCGTCGCCGGTTGCCAACTCGCCCTGGATCGCCAGCAGTGGTTCCGCATTCGCAAGGCGGCATTGGGTTACGATGTACCCTGA
- the sodC gene encoding superoxide dismutase family protein, with translation MNRILIAVLALFCSGVAQAASEQVTLHKVTEQGIGAAIGKVTISETPWGLQFTPELSGLPPGIHGFHVHAKGSCEPGESGGKMVAAGAAGGHLDPANTGKHLGPYANGHLGDLPALFVTDEGKADYPVLAPRIKSLSEIKGKALMVHMGGDNHADHPQPLGGGGARFACGVI, from the coding sequence ATGAATAGAATCCTGATCGCCGTTCTGGCGCTGTTTTGTAGCGGTGTTGCGCAAGCGGCATCGGAACAGGTGACGCTGCATAAGGTTACTGAGCAAGGCATTGGTGCGGCTATTGGTAAGGTGACCATCAGTGAAACACCCTGGGGACTGCAATTTACCCCCGAATTAAGCGGTCTGCCGCCGGGTATTCATGGTTTCCATGTTCATGCGAAAGGGAGCTGCGAACCGGGCGAATCGGGTGGCAAAATGGTTGCGGCGGGCGCGGCGGGTGGACATCTTGATCCGGCGAACACCGGTAAGCATCTTGGGCCTTATGCCAACGGTCATCTTGGCGATTTGCCCGCGCTGTTTGTCACCGACGAGGGCAAGGCCGACTATCCGGTATTGGCGCCACGCATCAAATCCCTGAGTGAAATCAAAGGCAAGGCGCTAATGGTGCATATGGGGGGCGATAATCACGCCGATCACCCTCAGCCGCTGGGGGGCGGCGGTGCCCGTTTTGCCTGTGGCGTAATTTAA
- a CDS encoding FUSC family protein codes for MNLQWLAWQNLPWIKASSGEWRYALRNAIAMCLALTVAYALQLDQPYWAMTSAAVVSFPTVGGAISKSLGRIVGSLLGATAALLIAGHTLNEPWLFAFFMAGWLALCTWIANHYQNNVAYAFSLAGYTAAIIAFSSVNITDISDLWTITQARVCEVISGILCAGLMMMVLPSTSDGHALMRSLRQMHARLLEHAVLLMQQGSTDNVRSAHETVISQILTMNLLRIQAFWSHYRFRRQNNVLNYVLHQQLRLTSVLSSLRRMLLNWPEAPQSLFDAIQKLLHELAQPECDKYQLALILRGITPAAAGDYRQRAFVQRLRYFCWVYLNVQRWIRLIERADADTQFQPPRVPSLARESDNAEAGWSALRTFSVIMLGCAFWIATQWDSGAAALTLTAIACVLYSSAPSPTGSISLLLKTLLWLSLFSFVLQFGLMVQISALWQFLLVLFPLLTTLQLFKLQQKTRAGMWGQFIVFMGSFIAVSNPPDWDYQSFLNDNLAKVCGVMLAWLAFQVLRPSSDARRSRRHIRALRHAFLDQLRRHPRLSESRFESQIYHHISQLSNSRDEQARVWLLRWGVVLLNCSHLVWQLREWQPASPTLATMRDSSLQDLQRIMSVRGVRHMPLQATLDELEAMIAQLPVTQDSEANTLAGILWRLRCSLAQLKQAVPG; via the coding sequence ATGAATTTACAGTGGCTGGCATGGCAAAATCTCCCCTGGATCAAAGCCAGCAGCGGCGAATGGCGTTATGCGTTACGCAATGCCATCGCCATGTGTCTGGCGTTAACGGTGGCATATGCCCTGCAACTGGATCAGCCCTACTGGGCCATGACCTCTGCCGCAGTAGTCAGCTTTCCCACGGTCGGTGGTGCTATCAGTAAAAGCCTGGGGCGCATTGTTGGCAGCTTACTCGGTGCCACTGCTGCGTTACTGATTGCCGGCCATACGCTAAATGAGCCGTGGCTGTTTGCTTTTTTTATGGCGGGTTGGCTGGCGCTCTGTACCTGGATTGCCAACCACTACCAGAACAATGTGGCCTATGCCTTTTCGCTGGCCGGGTATACCGCCGCCATCATCGCCTTCAGCAGCGTCAATATCACCGATATCAGTGATCTCTGGACGATTACCCAAGCACGCGTTTGTGAAGTGATTTCCGGGATTTTATGTGCCGGGTTGATGATGATGGTGCTGCCCAGTACCTCAGATGGTCACGCGTTGATGCGATCGCTGCGCCAGATGCACGCCCGACTGCTGGAACACGCGGTGCTGTTGATGCAGCAAGGCAGTACCGACAATGTTCGCAGCGCACATGAGACGGTGATCAGCCAGATCCTGACCATGAACCTGCTGCGCATCCAGGCGTTCTGGAGCCACTACCGCTTTCGTCGGCAAAATAACGTCCTCAACTATGTACTGCATCAGCAATTGCGCCTCACCAGTGTGCTCTCCAGCCTGCGCCGGATGCTGCTGAACTGGCCTGAAGCGCCGCAGTCACTGTTTGATGCCATCCAAAAACTGCTGCACGAATTAGCGCAGCCTGAGTGTGATAAATACCAGTTGGCGTTGATTCTGCGCGGTATCACTCCCGCCGCCGCTGGTGATTATCGCCAACGTGCCTTTGTCCAGCGCCTGCGCTACTTTTGTTGGGTCTACCTGAACGTGCAACGCTGGATCAGGTTGATTGAACGTGCGGATGCAGATACACAATTCCAGCCGCCGCGCGTGCCGTCGCTGGCGCGCGAAAGCGATAACGCCGAGGCCGGATGGAGTGCACTGCGGACGTTCAGCGTGATTATGCTGGGCTGTGCATTCTGGATCGCCACGCAATGGGATTCTGGTGCGGCGGCACTGACACTGACGGCAATTGCCTGTGTCCTCTATTCTTCAGCCCCCTCGCCAACCGGCAGTATCTCTCTGTTGCTGAAAACCCTGCTGTGGCTATCGTTGTTTAGCTTTGTGCTGCAATTCGGCCTGATGGTGCAAATTAGCGCGTTGTGGCAGTTTTTGTTGGTGTTGTTCCCCCTGCTTACCACGTTACAACTGTTCAAATTGCAACAGAAAACCCGTGCCGGTATGTGGGGGCAATTTATCGTGTTCATGGGATCGTTTATCGCGGTCAGCAATCCCCCGGACTGGGATTACCAGAGTTTCCTCAACGATAATCTGGCAAAGGTGTGTGGTGTGATGCTCGCCTGGCTGGCGTTTCAGGTACTGCGTCCCAGTTCCGATGCCAGACGTAGCCGTCGCCATATCCGCGCCTTACGCCACGCCTTTCTCGATCAGTTACGTCGTCATCCACGCCTGAGCGAAAGCCGTTTTGAGTCGCAGATTTATCATCATATCAGCCAATTGAGTAATAGCCGTGATGAGCAGGCGCGAGTGTGGTTGTTGCGCTGGGGCGTGGTGTTGCTCAACTGCTCGCATCTGGTCTGGCAATTGCGCGAATGGCAGCCTGCCTCTCCAACACTGGCAACGATGCGCGACAGCAGCCTGCAAGATTTGCAGCGCATTATGAGTGTTCGTGGGGTGCGTCATATGCCATTGCAGGCCACGCTGGATGAACTGGAAGCGATGATTGCGCAATTGCCAGTGACGCAGGATAGTGAGGCCAATACCCTGGCGGGTATTCTCTGGCGACTGCGCTGCTCGCTGGCACAGTTAAAACAGGCGGTGCCAGGATAA
- a CDS encoding HlyD family secretion protein codes for MKFNPFKYFSTLIVFALALLAGWWMWNYYMQSPWTRDGKVRAELVDITPQVSGRIVSLVVRDNQFVHKGDTLLTLDPVPWQIALDNAEAQLAKAQSDQEKAQHELSRRSNLPRNVISAEDLDAAHLTANAAAATTKAAQATLDQARWNLEQTQISAPTDGWVSNLTLRPGNYATAGTPLFSLVDSHSWYVMGYFEETKLRHIQPGATANIVLYSNGQRLQGKVESIGRAIYDQSVDSDSGLVPDIKPNVPWVRLAQRVPVRIRLDAIPDGVPLVAGTTCTISIER; via the coding sequence ATGAAATTCAATCCCTTTAAATATTTTTCTACCCTGATTGTGTTTGCGCTGGCGTTGCTGGCGGGTTGGTGGATGTGGAATTACTACATGCAATCGCCGTGGACGCGCGACGGTAAAGTCCGTGCCGAGCTGGTCGACATCACCCCACAAGTCTCCGGGCGTATCGTGTCGTTGGTGGTGCGTGATAATCAATTTGTGCATAAAGGGGATACCTTGTTGACGCTCGATCCGGTGCCGTGGCAAATCGCGCTGGATAATGCTGAGGCGCAGTTGGCAAAAGCACAGTCAGATCAGGAAAAGGCCCAGCATGAGTTGAGCCGTCGTAGCAACCTGCCACGTAACGTGATTTCAGCGGAGGATCTCGATGCTGCGCATCTGACAGCCAATGCCGCGGCAGCCACCACCAAAGCTGCTCAGGCGACCCTCGATCAGGCGCGCTGGAATCTGGAGCAAACGCAAATCAGCGCTCCCACCGATGGTTGGGTGAGCAATCTGACGCTGCGACCGGGCAATTACGCCACGGCGGGCACCCCGCTGTTCTCACTGGTGGATAGCCATTCCTGGTATGTGATGGGATATTTCGAAGAGACCAAACTGCGCCATATCCAGCCAGGCGCGACCGCCAACATCGTGCTTTACAGCAACGGCCAGCGTTTGCAAGGCAAAGTTGAAAGCATCGGACGCGCCATCTACGACCAGAGTGTCGACAGTGACAGTGGCCTGGTACCGGATATTAAACCGAATGTTCCCTGGGTGCGGCTGGCGCAACGTGTGCCGGTGCGTATTCGTCTTGACGCCATTCCGGATGGCGTCCCGCTGGTGGCGGGCACAACCTGCACGATCTCGATTGAGCGCTGA
- a CDS encoding DUF1656 domain-containing protein, with product MSVFPLTANAPLTDLVFGASLFFPPLFKAVLLGFFFWLLIHPLLRGWMYSGDIWHPTLMDLSLFVLCVTAALWLLSLG from the coding sequence GTGTCTGTTTTCCCCCTGACCGCTAATGCGCCACTCACTGACCTGGTTTTTGGCGCTTCCTTGTTCTTCCCACCGCTGTTCAAAGCGGTGTTGCTGGGTTTCTTTTTCTGGCTGCTGATTCATCCCTTGCTACGTGGCTGGATGTACTCCGGTGATATCTGGCATCCCACCTTAATGGATCTTTCCTTGTTTGTGCTGTGCGTTACCGCCGCACTTTGGTTATTGAGCCTCGGATAA
- the slyA gene encoding transcriptional regulator SlyA has protein sequence MDTTLGTDLSRLVRIWRALIDQRLKPLELTQTHWVTLHNIHQLPPEQSQIQLAKAIGIEQPSLVRTLDQLEEKGLITRSTCANDRRAKRIKLTRQAEPIIEQVENVIDATRDDILNGISLEEVNQMVTLIARLEKNILELQNREK, from the coding sequence ATGGATACGACACTCGGAACGGATCTGTCTCGCCTGGTGCGCATCTGGCGTGCCTTGATCGACCAGCGTCTGAAACCGCTTGAGTTGACGCAAACACATTGGGTGACGTTGCACAATATTCATCAACTCCCGCCAGAGCAGTCGCAGATACAGCTGGCGAAAGCCATTGGTATTGAGCAACCCTCGCTGGTGCGTACACTTGATCAACTGGAAGAGAAGGGGCTTATCACCCGTTCTACCTGTGCCAACGACCGTCGTGCGAAACGTATCAAGCTGACCCGTCAGGCAGAGCCGATCATCGAACAGGTTGAGAACGTGATCGATGCCACCCGAGATGACATTCTCAACGGCATCAGCCTGGAAGAGGTCAACCAGATGGTGACCCTGATTGCCCGACTGGAGAAAAATATTCTTGAGTTGCAGAATCGCGAAAAATAA
- a CDS encoding response regulator transcription factor encodes MEIGQGLLIPMQNEPCKTNWTDYQLATTPAQLSDMQDHSDVEYAIWPDRNYYLRLGIHATLREKQHNHLKFSFIFVDFSHYNIKFFSDADWIKNLARSGSGLILLSDYRMDNLASWWWKHHQRIATVIYSSDCQQTINKKIKDVLIGRWGNGVKAGSLTTSEVEVLNLLVREYTLTEIADSLQLDKKKLYNIRFSLQKKLNGEINTLFLF; translated from the coding sequence ATGGAAATTGGACAGGGATTGTTGATTCCAATGCAAAATGAACCGTGTAAAACCAATTGGACCGATTATCAGCTGGCAACAACGCCTGCTCAGCTGTCAGACATGCAGGATCATTCCGACGTTGAATACGCTATCTGGCCCGACAGAAACTATTATTTACGGCTGGGTATCCATGCTACGCTACGTGAAAAGCAGCATAACCATCTGAAGTTTAGTTTTATCTTTGTCGACTTCTCTCACTACAACATAAAATTTTTCTCTGATGCCGACTGGATTAAAAACTTAGCCAGAAGTGGTAGCGGATTAATCTTATTATCTGATTATAGGATGGATAATCTTGCCTCTTGGTGGTGGAAGCATCACCAGCGTATCGCCACCGTTATCTATTCCAGCGATTGCCAGCAAACCATTAATAAAAAGATCAAAGATGTTCTTATTGGTCGATGGGGTAACGGGGTCAAAGCGGGCAGTCTGACCACGTCAGAGGTGGAGGTATTGAATCTTCTGGTGCGGGAATACACCCTGACGGAAATCGCGGATTCTCTGCAACTGGATAAAAAAAAGCTTTATAACATCCGCTTCTCTTTACAAAAAAAACTTAACGGTGAGATTAACACCCTGTTCTTGTTTTAA
- a CDS encoding filamentous hemagglutinin N-terminal domain-containing protein, protein MKIKHGLLKVSPLASSILLALPVMVNAADLSMINGTTSMANGVPVVNINGANGNGISHNIYDKLNVGKEGLIFNNSQNGANTALAGQIAGNSNLASGTAKVILNEVTSKNKSSLNGQMEVAGDKAHLIIANPNGISCDSCGFINADKVTMTTGKADLNNGELKGYSVNGGIITTDGLTSDSPTAILARSIVVNGDINASGQELTLIAGNNYIDTTNKVTGSVNASGARNSYGVDVAKLGGMYANKINLISTENGIGVRNAGVLAAGNGGIQIDANGRLTNNAAQIKSTGVIAVKTKGTLENVTGKIVSDQTVSIDTNKNVINNSRAGNIMSGADVYISSGEFNNTNGKVAASGTLAMNTNNAALINSGKGNTVGIEAGVVALQTGTLNNNNGQIKGYYVGSQSTNVQNNNGIIESYSDVDMSTTGSVNNNGGRIRAANGHVKIAASKGTLTNSGTKSADAGSSDSLGIIAGEGGIDIAVANLNNSDGQIASSGDIGLLATSGVNNFNGKVATTKNVSIKAVSLTNGQSSIVGQSGVGIELTGDMTNRIGIISSDYGDVNIRARHVNNSAGLLLGQNVNIEAVNDVNNDTALIVAQKKLTIHAGGTVANQNGNNFGNTWGLYFGMPNQQGGMIGNGGVEIIATTLNNNNSRIIAQNAPLTLAITGTLYNDRSLLIGAGVSSIKAKSLSSNYSTIHSKGDLTIDTGSLSLASSGNIIDNNATGIIAADGALALNVGGSFTNYGWITGKQKVSVNSGGVLYNRNTIYSDNEAEVYAKTAVYNYKDMVAGAKLTVSATDTVYNAGNLFTEGHATISAKRVQNDGKSAVMGGRQGVDLNADTVINSGKIVGL, encoded by the coding sequence ATGAAAATTAAGCATGGCTTATTAAAAGTCAGCCCCTTAGCTTCATCGATACTGTTGGCTTTGCCAGTGATGGTCAATGCTGCTGACCTTAGTATGATAAACGGTACTACCAGCATGGCGAATGGTGTTCCGGTCGTAAATATTAATGGAGCTAACGGAAATGGCATATCTCATAATATTTATGACAAGTTGAATGTTGGTAAAGAAGGTTTGATTTTTAATAATAGCCAGAATGGTGCCAATACTGCGCTGGCGGGGCAGATCGCTGGCAACAGTAACCTGGCATCAGGTACGGCAAAAGTTATCCTGAATGAAGTAACGTCAAAAAATAAAAGTAGTCTGAATGGCCAGATGGAGGTGGCCGGTGATAAGGCGCATTTGATCATCGCCAACCCTAATGGCATCAGCTGTGACAGCTGCGGCTTTATCAACGCGGATAAAGTCACCATGACGACAGGTAAAGCTGATCTGAACAATGGTGAACTGAAAGGGTATTCCGTCAACGGTGGCATTATCACCACTGATGGTTTGACCAGTGATTCACCAACAGCCATTTTGGCGCGGTCAATTGTCGTTAATGGAGACATTAATGCATCGGGACAGGAACTTACCCTGATTGCGGGTAACAACTATATTGATACGACAAATAAGGTGACAGGTAGCGTTAACGCCAGTGGTGCAAGAAATAGTTATGGGGTTGATGTAGCTAAACTTGGTGGTATGTACGCCAATAAAATCAATCTAATCAGTACCGAAAACGGGATTGGCGTGCGAAACGCTGGCGTGTTGGCGGCCGGTAACGGTGGCATTCAGATCGATGCTAATGGTCGTTTGACCAATAACGCAGCGCAGATTAAATCAACAGGTGTTATCGCGGTTAAAACCAAAGGTACACTCGAAAATGTTACCGGTAAAATTGTAAGCGACCAGACCGTTTCAATTGATACGAATAAAAACGTCATCAACAACAGCCGCGCGGGCAATATCATGTCCGGTGCAGATGTTTATATCAGCAGTGGTGAGTTTAACAATACCAATGGTAAAGTTGCTGCGAGTGGAACGTTGGCGATGAACACCAATAATGCTGCGCTGATTAACTCCGGGAAAGGTAACACTGTTGGGATTGAGGCAGGTGTGGTCGCATTACAAACGGGCACGCTGAATAATAACAATGGTCAAATTAAAGGCTATTACGTTGGTTCTCAATCAACGAACGTGCAAAATAACAACGGTATTATCGAGTCCTATAGCGATGTGGATATGTCCACTACGGGATCGGTGAATAATAACGGTGGCCGGATTCGCGCAGCGAATGGTCATGTTAAAATTGCTGCATCAAAGGGAACTCTCACCAACAGTGGTACCAAATCTGCTGATGCCGGAAGTTCTGATTCACTGGGAATTATTGCGGGTGAAGGCGGTATTGACATCGCCGTTGCCAACCTGAATAACAGCGACGGTCAGATTGCCTCTTCCGGAGATATTGGATTACTGGCGACATCTGGCGTCAACAACTTCAACGGCAAAGTCGCAACAACCAAGAATGTATCAATCAAGGCAGTGTCTTTGACAAACGGACAATCGAGTATTGTCGGTCAATCTGGAGTGGGCATTGAACTGACCGGCGATATGACTAACCGTATCGGTATCATTTCGTCTGACTATGGTGATGTCAATATTCGTGCGCGACATGTCAATAACAGTGCTGGCTTGTTGCTGGGACAAAATGTAAATATCGAAGCCGTTAATGATGTTAATAACGATACTGCATTAATCGTAGCGCAAAAGAAACTGACCATTCATGCTGGCGGCACAGTGGCCAATCAGAATGGCAACAATTTTGGCAACACTTGGGGATTGTATTTCGGCATGCCAAATCAGCAAGGCGGCATGATTGGTAATGGTGGGGTAGAAATTATCGCCACTACATTAAATAATAATAATAGCCGAATCATTGCGCAAAATGCGCCCTTAACTCTGGCGATCACCGGTACTCTGTATAATGATCGAAGCTTGCTGATTGGCGCTGGCGTATCCAGTATTAAGGCAAAAAGTCTGAGCAGTAACTATTCGACTATCCACTCAAAAGGGGATTTGACGATTGACACTGGCAGCTTGTCGTTAGCCAGTAGCGGAAACATTATCGATAATAATGCCACCGGTATTATCGCTGCGGATGGCGCTCTGGCTCTCAATGTGGGGGGTAGCTTTACCAACTATGGTTGGATCACCGGTAAGCAGAAGGTTAGCGTCAACTCCGGTGGCGTTTTATACAACCGAAATACTATTTATTCAGACAATGAAGCTGAGGTTTATGCGAAGACTGCAGTTTATAATTATAAGGACATGGTTGCGGGTGCTAAATTAACCGTTAGCGCTACCGATACAGTCTATAACGCCGGAAACTTGTTTACCGAAGGGCACGCCACTATTTCAGCAAAAAGAGTCCAGAATGACGGTAAATCAGCAGTCATGGGTGGCCGTCAGGGGGTTGATCTGAATGCTGATACTGTAATTAATAGCGGGAAAATCGTCGGGTTGTAG
- a CDS encoding POTRA domain-containing protein translates to MKKTIRPLLALAVLSASESTTADIDLNRLVKSQQDLENNTRQENKLVKKDVYSKVERLTLNNIDFPVEEHCVEVDGLIIEENFINDALIKAVESKIVGRCLGTKGIEQLANVLQDHFINSGYITTRIEIPNQDLTTRKLTLAVVPGRIEKVLLDNSGVKEWI, encoded by the coding sequence ATGAAAAAAACAATCAGACCCCTACTGGCTCTTGCCGTGCTGAGTGCCAGCGAATCAACGACGGCAGATATCGATTTAAATCGCCTTGTTAAATCACAACAGGATCTTGAAAATAACACGCGACAGGAAAACAAGTTGGTAAAAAAGGATGTCTATTCGAAGGTTGAACGATTAACCCTGAATAACATTGATTTTCCTGTTGAGGAACACTGCGTCGAAGTTGATGGTTTAATTATCGAAGAAAATTTTATAAATGATGCCTTGATAAAGGCGGTTGAGTCAAAAATTGTCGGGCGCTGTCTGGGGACGAAGGGGATTGAGCAACTTGCGAATGTATTACAGGATCATTTTATTAATTCAGGCTATATCACGACGCGCATTGAGATCCCCAACCAGGATTTAACCACAAGAAAGTTAACGTTGGCGGTTGTGCCGGGCAGGATTGAAAAAGTTCTGCTTGATAACAGTGGTGTTAAAGAATGGATATGA
- a CDS encoding ShlB/FhaC/HecB family hemolysin secretion/activation protein, whose product MAGYSNVVINMERATNWNARTWVNNWGDAGTGKNLFGVAGYLYNLTKMNDVFYLSGTANAEQVSGRYKSVSTYYSIPYGYWDYEFFYSNTQSRQIINIGPYDFNYLGKSANLSLKASRTVYRDQDKKVALSAELLRRKVGYKLEDIALALQKRNMTNLRLGANFKRNIPGALFDTTFSYQRFMPWLGAEATPDMKSGDVSRQSHVLNLDMSYTTLLNIPWVDSYYELRLGTQYSPDALTLQDQFSIGDRWNVRGFENSAGIYGNKGFYAQNTANVITGLSNLEWYLGTDYGAIFKDKAVQDSIKNRQLIGAVTGLKGSINALNYDLSLSKPLLYPRELNADKVNFNFNISYQL is encoded by the coding sequence CTGGCGGGCTACAGCAATGTTGTGATCAACATGGAGCGTGCAACTAACTGGAATGCCCGAACCTGGGTGAACAACTGGGGTGATGCCGGGACAGGTAAAAATTTGTTCGGTGTTGCGGGTTATCTCTATAACCTGACAAAAATGAATGATGTTTTTTACTTGTCGGGAACAGCGAATGCTGAACAGGTAAGCGGCCGCTATAAAAGTGTTAGTACCTATTACTCAATACCTTATGGTTACTGGGATTACGAATTTTTTTACAGTAATACTCAGTCGCGGCAAATTATTAATATTGGTCCTTACGATTTCAATTATTTAGGCAAGAGTGCAAACTTAAGCCTGAAAGCTTCAAGAACCGTCTATCGTGATCAGGATAAGAAAGTCGCGTTGAGTGCTGAGCTACTCCGCAGGAAGGTGGGCTACAAATTAGAAGACATAGCGCTGGCATTACAAAAACGCAATATGACGAACCTGCGCTTAGGGGCTAATTTTAAAAGAAATATACCTGGCGCATTATTTGATACTACGTTTTCATATCAGCGATTCATGCCGTGGTTGGGTGCTGAAGCAACACCTGATATGAAGTCGGGAGATGTCAGCCGACAGAGCCATGTTTTGAATCTGGATATGAGCTATACAACATTGCTGAATATCCCCTGGGTGGATAGTTATTATGAATTGCGGTTGGGTACACAGTATTCTCCAGATGCTTTAACATTACAAGACCAGTTTAGCATTGGTGACAGATGGAATGTGCGCGGGTTTGAGAATAGCGCCGGTATTTACGGCAATAAAGGTTTCTATGCACAGAATACCGCCAACGTTATTACCGGGTTAAGTAATCTGGAGTGGTACCTTGGCACTGACTACGGAGCAATTTTTAAAGATAAAGCTGTACAGGATAGTATTAAGAACCGGCAGTTAATTGGGGCTGTGACGGGATTGAAAGGAAGCATTAACGCGTTGAACTATGATCTTTCTTTGTCAAAACCCTTGCTTTACCCACGTGAATTAAATGCTGATAAAGTCAATTTTAATTTTAATATTTCTTATCAACTCTAG
- the acpS gene encoding holo-ACP synthase, with amino-acid sequence MSVGTDIVEVERIKNAIIRSEMSFLPRVFTEAEISKIGSDQPDYARASGFWAAKESIVKAVGLGFRNGICFHDVEIIHDEYGAPHFQLSGKLKDVIAEKGFSKIALSISHCRLHAIAVTVLT; translated from the coding sequence ATGTCGGTTGGTACGGATATCGTAGAAGTAGAACGCATAAAAAACGCTATTATTCGTTCAGAAATGTCTTTTTTGCCGCGTGTTTTCACCGAGGCGGAAATTTCAAAGATTGGTAGCGATCAGCCGGATTATGCAAGAGCATCTGGTTTCTGGGCTGCGAAAGAGTCGATTGTTAAAGCGGTGGGATTGGGCTTTCGTAATGGCATCTGTTTTCACGACGTTGAAATTATTCATGATGAATACGGTGCTCCTCATTTTCAGTTGTCTGGAAAGTTAAAGGATGTTATCGCGGAAAAAGGTTTTTCAAAAATAGCATTAAGTATTTCGCATTGTCGCCTGCATGCAATTGCAGTTACGGTTTTGACTTAA